A region of the Thermoplasmata archaeon genome:
CCGTCCTGCGGGTGCGCCTCTCCGGTGAGGACGCCGAGGTTGTGGTAGGCCCGGGACAGCTCGACCCAGTCCCCGACGGAGGTGAGGCGCTGGATCGCCCGCTCGTACCAGCTGACGGCCTCCGCCCGAACCTCGGGGCCGAGGAGCGCGAAGGAGTTGCCGATGTCGATCGCGAGCCGGCCGAGGAGGCGATCGTCGTGCGTGTCGCCGAGAGCGTCCAGCGCGCGCATGCCCTCGTCGAGGGCCTCGCGGTAAGCCCCGCGCTGGAAGGAGATGCGCGCGATGAGGCGGTAGGTCTGGGCCCGGCCGAGCGCGTCGCCGCTCGCGTCGAACAGCCGCTGGGCCTCGAGGGCGGCGCGCTTCGCGCCGTCGAGGTCGAGGTTCTCGCGCGCGATCTCGCCGCGCGCGAGCAGCAGCGAGGCCCGGATCCGCGGCTCGTCCGCGCCTAGGCGCTCGAGCGCGCGCGAGTAGTGGCGGTCGGCCTCCGCGAACCGGCCGAAGGAGTAATAGAGCTCCCCGAGCGCCGAGTCGATCTCGGCGAGATCGCGCCGACGGTCGCCCGGCATCGACTCGAGATCGACCAGGACGCGTTCGAGGTAGAGCGCGGCCGCCTCGGGGTCCTCGGACGATCGGGCGTCGTCCGAGGCCCGGCGGTTGTAGGCGCGGGACTTCTCGGGCACCTTCCCGAGGAAGAAGTGCCGGCCCAGCTCGGCGACCACCGCGAGCGGCGGGTCCGGATAGACCTTCTCCATCGCCTCCGCGATCTTGCGGTGGAGGACCCGCAGGCGGCTCTCCGTCAAGGACCGGTAGATCCGGGCGCGGAACGCCTCCTCGGCGAAGCCGAAGCGGTCGCCACCCGCCCGCTCCTGGAGGATCCCCCGGTGGACGAGCTCCTCGAGCGCTTCGGCGAGCGCCTCCTCCTCGACCCCCATCGCTCCGACGAGGAGCGGGAAGTCGAACTCCGAGCCGATCGCGCTGGCGTAGGCGAGGATCCGGAGCTGCTCGCCCGAGAGTCGCTCGAGCCCCGGCATCTCGTCGGCCGGCTCGACGACGCCGGGCTCGGGCATCGAGCCCGTTCTAGTCCCGGCCACGGGTTAAAGGTGCGCCCGGAGCGCCGCGCCGGTCGCCGTCCGGACCGGACGCCCCGGCCCGGAGCGCCGGCGGCGGGGCTCCGCCGCGCGTCCGCGTCGGCGCCGCAAGGGTTATCTAACGCACCCCGGGTCGACCGGCCGCGATGGCGCAGGCGAGCACGTCCCCGGCGACATCGAGCGAGCCGGTGCGCTTCCGGGAGCTGCCGCTCCCGCGGAAGATCTCGTTCTGGGGATTCGCCGGTCTCGTGGTCTGCGCGGTCGCCTTCTACGTCTGGTGGGGGACCTTCTACGGCGTCTGGATCGACAACGGCGTCTACGCCGTGGTGATCACGCTCCTGCTCTTCGGGCTTGCGGGGATGTGGCTCGTCCTGCCGAACCCGCCGGTGACCGCGCCGCCCGAGACCGGCTCGCGCCACTAGAGCGGACGCGCCGCGATCGCCCACTGCGCGCCGTCCGACCGACCGCACGCGATGCAGCCGGTGACCGGAGGGACCGGGAACGGTAGCGGGTCCTCCGGCGTCCCGAGGAGGGCGCCGTCGATCGCGGTCTCGATGCGGTGGCCGCAGTCCTCCCGGCCGCACCAGCCGACCAGCCGCACCGTCGAGGAGGCCGCGAGCTCCTCCAGCGAGCGGGCGACGGAGAAGGCCGCGGCGAACGCGCGCTGCGCGCGCTCGATGAGCGCGCGGTCGAACTCCCGCAGCCGGTCGTCGACCTCGTGCTCGAGGCGATCGAGCGCGACCGGGGCCTTGTGGCCCAGCCGGTCCGCCGCGCTCAGCGCGCGATTCTCCACCTCTCGGCGACCGACCTCGAGGCGCAGCGGCGTGCCGGCGGTCTCCCAGCGGTAGTACTTCGCGCCCGGGCGCTCGTCGCCGTCGTCGAGGTGGACCCGCCGGCCGTGGCGACGCAGGCGCTCGGCGACCTCCGTCGCGACGCGCCGTGGGGCCTCCCCCGCGTCGGGGCCGGGGATCGGAATGACGACGACCTCGTATGGGGCGAGCGCCGTCGGGAACACCGCGCCCTTGCGGTCGCCGTGGACCGCGAGCGCGGCGCCGAGCAGGCGCTCGGAGAGGCCGAAGGTCGTCTGATGCACGTAGCGCTGGCTGCCGTCCGCGGCCTCGTAGCGGATCCCGTAGGGACGGGCGAAGTTCTCCCGGTAGTGGTGGATGCTCCCGATCTGCAGCGTGCGGGCCGCCCCGACCGGGATGTCGAGCGCGATCGAATAGAACGCACCGGGGAACTTGTCCCAATCCGGGCGGCGGACGGCGAGGTACGGGAGCGCGAGGGCGCTCGCCATGGCCCGGAACGCCTGCCGGTTCGACCGGACCCGCTCGGCGGCATGCTCCTCGTTCGCCTGACAGGTGTGCTCCTCGAAGAAGTGGATCTCCCGCACGCGCAGGAACGGTCGTGTCGTCTTCGTCTCGTAGCGGAACGTGTTCACGATCTGGTAGACGTTGAGCGGCAGGTCGCGGTGCGAGCGTACCCAGAGGGCGAAGACCGGGTACATCGCGGTCTCGCTGGTCGGGCGCAGCACGAGCGGGATGTCGAGCGGGCTCGTCCCGCCCTTCGTGACCCAGTAGACCTGCGCGTCGAACCCCTTGATGTGCTCGGCCTCCTTCGCGAACTCGGTCGAGGGGATGAGCGCGGGGAACTCGACGGCGACCGAGCCGGTCGCCTCGATCTCGCGGATCAGGACCGCGTCGAGATTCCGGCGGGCCCGCATCCCGTCCGGCGTCCAGACATTGAGGCCCTTGACGGGGTAGCGCTTGTCGGTAAGGTTCGCGGCCTCCACGACCGCGAGGTACCAGTCGATGAACGCCGCCGTCTTGTCCGGGAGCTCGACCATCGGCCGGTCCGGAGGGAGGGGCGGAGCGTATTAGCCTGCGGGCCGGCCGCCGGCGGTCGCGGGCGCTCGGCGGGGCTCGAGAGAGAGGATTAAGCCTTCCGGAGGGCATACTTCGCGGGCCATGCGCCTCGTCGTCTGCATCGACCGTGACGACGACCTCGGCCGCAAGGCCTCGGTCGCCGGGCCCGTCGTCGGTCGCGCCGCGGTCCTCGACGCGGCCGTCCGTCTCGGCACGGCCGACCCCGAGGACTCCGACACCAACGCCCTGTTCGCGGCCGTGAGCCTGCTCGACGAGCTCCGCGGCGCGGGCGAGGAGTGCGAGGTCTGCGTCCTCACCGGCGCCGGCAAGGTCGGGGTGCTCTCGGACCGCCGGGTCGCCGCGCAGTTCGACGACGTGCTCGGTCGCGTGGGGGCCGACAGCGCGTTCCTCGTGAGCGACGGGGCGGAGGACGAGTTCCTGTTCCCGATCCTGGCCTCGCGCGTCAAGGTCGACGGCGTCCGCCGCGTCTACGTCCGCCAGAACGCGAGCATCGAGTCGACCTACTACACGGTCGTGCGCGCGCTCAAGGACCCGAAGCTGCGGGCCAAGACGGTCCTGCCGCTCGCGCTCGTCCTGCTGATCCTCGGCGTCGCGGCCGCGAGCGGCGTCCTCCTCTGGGGCGTCATCGGTCTCGCGATCGTCCTCGGCGTCTACCTCATCTTCTGGACGTTCGACGTGGACGAGGCGCTCATCGAGTCGATCCAGGGCGCCTCGACCGACATCCGGCAGGGTTCGGTCGCCTTCGGCTTCGGCCTGTTCGCGATCGCCCTCGTGGGGGTCGGGTTCCTCTCGGGCTACGATAGCTACGCGGGGAGCGCGGGCTCGCCGCTCGAGCGCGTCCTGTTCTTCCTGCAGTCCGGCGTCTTCTGGTGGATCCTCGGCGCGCTCGTCTGGGAGTCCGGCCGCGCGATCCGCCGGACGCTCTCGCGGGGCCGCTTCCCGCGCTCGTTCGTGGTCGCGACGACCTCGATCGTCGGGATCGGCCTCGTCAGCTACGGGATCGTCTACCTCGTCCGGTATCTGCAGGGCGCGCTCGGCCCGGGCCAGCTACCGGTGCTGCTCGCGCTCCTGCTCGCCGGCTTCGGCCTCGTGATCGGGGCCGGCGCGCTGCAGCAGTACTTGAAGGCCCTCGCCGCCCGCGCGGTCCTCGACCCGCGGAGCCAGGGCTCGGGCTAGGCCGACCGACGCCGGCGGCCGGGGGGCGCCGCGGCGCGGGCGGACGGCGTGCCGAGCGGGACCGTGCGGGCCACTTCCGCGAGATCCGCCCGCGACACCGCGAGGCCGCAACGCGCCCGCAACGTCCGCTGCACGGCCGAGAGCCCCGGCGCGATCTCCGCGGCCTTCGCCGCCAGCGTGCGGAGGTCCTCCCAGTAGTTCCAGGGAAAGACGATCCAGGCCCACGCTTGCCGGGGGATCATCTCGGCGTAGAAGTCCGGGACGAACCGGGCGTGCGAGATGTGGAGGAACGTGGCGCTCGCGAGCGTCCTCGGTCCCTGCGCCCGAACGTGATCGACGGCGAGCCGGAGGCTCTCGCCGGTGTCGGTGATGTCGTCCACGACGAGCACACCCTGGTCCCGGACCGGGCCGCTGAGGCCCTCGGTGAGCTCGGCCGCGCCGGTCGGCGTCGCGGTGATGCCCCAGTGCTGGGCGCGCAGGGAGACCATCCGCGTCACGCCGAGCCGATCGCAGAGGAGGCGGGCGGGCACCCAGCCGCCGCGGGTGAGCCCGACGATCGTCTCGGGGATCGCCGCGCGCGCGCGGATCGCTTCCGCGACGCGGTCCGCCCAGCGATCGACATCGGCCCACGTCGCCCGCCGGCAGCGCGGGAGCTCCGCCATTTTCGGGGAGAGCCCGGCGGGTCTACGGGTAGATCCCGCGGATCTGGATCGCGTCGACGACCCGCTGGATCGCGAGGACGTAGGCCGCGGTTCGGTTGTGCACCTTGCGCTCGATGCCGACCTTGTGGACGTCCTGGTAGGAGCGCACCATCACCTGCTCGAGCCGCCGGTTGACCTCCTCGAGCGGCCAGTAGTAACCCTGGATGTCCTGCGCCCACTCGAAGTAGCTGACGGTGACCCCGCCGGCGTTGGCGAGGACGTCGGGGAGCACGGTGACCTTGCGCTGGAACAGGATCTCGTCGGCCTCGGGGAGCGTCGGCCCGTTGGCGGCCTCCGCGACGAGCTTCGCCTGGATCTTATCGGCGTTCTTCCGGGAGATCTGGTTCTCGAGCGCGGCCGGTACGAGGATTTCCGCCTTCGCCTCGAGGAGCTCGTCGTTCGAGATCGCCTTGGTGCCCGGGAACCCGACCACCGAGCCGGTCTTCATCTTGTGCGCTTCGACCGCGTGCGGGTTGAGCCCGTCGGCCTTGTAGATGCCCCCGCGCGAGTCGGAGACCGCGACGATCTTCGCCCCCTGGTCGTCGTAGAGGAGCTTGGCCGCGACGCTGCCGGCGTTCCCGAATCCCTGCACGGCGACCGCGGCGCCCTTGACCTTGATGCCGACGTCCTTCGCCGCCTCGCGGATGACGTAGGCGCAGCCGCGTCCGGTCGCCTCGCCGCGGCCCTCGCTGCCACCGAGGCTGATCGGCTTGCCCGTCACGACGCCGGGCACGCTGTAGCCCTTCTGCATCGAGTAGGTGTCCATGATCCAGGCCATCGTCTGGCTGTCGGTGTAGACGTCCGGCGCCGGGATGTCCATCTCGGGCCCGATGATCGGCGCGATCTCGCTCGCGTAGCGACGCGTCAGGCGTTCGAGCTCGGTCTTGCTGAGATGCTTCGGATCGCAGACGACCCCGCCCTTCGCCCCGCCGTAGGGGATGTTGACGACCGCGCACTTCCAGGTCATCCACGCGGCGAGCGCCCGGACCTCGTCGAGCGTCACCTGGGGGTGGTAGCGGATCCCGCCCTTCGTCGGGCCGCGCGCCATGTTGTACTGGACGCGGTAGCCCGTGTAGATCCGATAGGAGCCGTCGTCCATCCGGACGGGGAAGTTCACGGTCAGCTCGCGCTTGGGGTGCTTGAGACCCTCGCGGATGCCGGGCTCGAGCCCGATCAGATCCGCGACGATGTCGACCTGCTGTTTCGCTGTCTCAAACGGATTGACGCTGGAAGTACTCGCCATGGTACGGCTCCCCCGACGGGGCACGGCGGGACCCGGGAGCGCCTACTTGAGGGTAGCGTGGACCCTGTCACGGCGCGACACGGCGGGGACCCGACGGCGCGCGCCGGAGTGCCGGCCCGGACCGCCGAACGGCTGCCAGCCCGCGGGGGGCATCGGAATCCGACCGTCCGGGGTGACGAGCCAAGCGCCCCGGCCCCGATCGACCCGGCCGATCCGCGACAGGGCACCACCGACCCGCTGGACGGCACGCTCCGCCGCGGCGAGGCGGGCCGGCGGGACGGTCGCGAGCAGCTCGTAGTCGCCGCCGAAGAACGCGAGGGCCCGGCGCTCTCGCGTCCCGCGCGCGGCGCGCCCGAGGCCGCGGGCGAACGGGAGCGACGCCTCGCGGATCGAGAGGCGGACGCCGCTCGCCGCCGCGACGAGCCGCGCCGACTCGGCGAGCCCGTCCGACGTGTCGATCATCGCGTGGGCGAACGGCGCGAGGGCGACGCCCTCGCGCACGCGAGGGCGGACCGCGACCAGGGCGGCGGCCGCCGCCGCGGAATCCGGTCCCTCGGCGCGCAGGCGAGCCGCAGCGAGCCCGCCCCGGCCCACGGTGCCCGTCGTCACGACCAGATCGCCGGCACGGGCACCCGAACGCGGCGCGAGGCGGCCCGCGCTCGCCCAGCCGAACACGGTGCTCGCGACCGCGCGGACCGGGCCGGGCTTGGTGTCGCCGCCGATCACGTGAGCGCCGAACCCTGCCCCCAGCCGCTCGGCGCCGCGGACCACGCCCTCGGCCCACCGCTGCGGCGTCCCGGCCGGGAGGATCAGCCCCAATAGGATGCCGGCGGGCCGGGCGCCCTTCGAGGCGACGTCCGACAGGCTGACCGCGGCGGCTGCCGCGCCGAGCTCGCTCGCCTCGGTGCGCGGCAGGAAGTGGACGCCTTCGACCAGCGAGTCCGTCGAGATCACCGTGACCGAGCCCGGGGGCGGGCGCATCGCCGCAGCGTCGTCGCCGAGCGGCAGGAGTCCGAGGTGTCCCGCGGGAAGCAGCCGGGCGAGGCGCTCGTGGAACGCCCGTTCCCGGACCGGTGCCGAAGAGGAAGGAACGGTCCGGGGCATCGCCCCTCACTTGTACGGGACGAACTCCTTGCCGAGGAGCTCCCGCCCGAGAATGAGACGCATCACGTTGAGGCCGCCTTCGGCGCCGACGAGGTAGGACATGATGCCGCGTAGACCGAGCTCGAGGCCGACGTCCTTGGTGTAGCCGGCGGCGCCGAACCACATCATCACTCGCTTGACGCACTCGAAGGCGATCGGCGGCGCGGTGAGCTTCACGCTCGCGACCGCGCGATCGACCTCCGAGCGATGGGACATGTCGCCGCGGAGCGAGTAGGTATCGAGCAGCCAGGCCGCGCGGCGGCACTGCCACTTCACCGCCTCGACCTGCGTCCACAGGTCCACGAGCTCGAACTGGATGCCCTCGAACTTGCCGAGCGGGCGCCCGAAGACCTGGCGCTCGCGGATATAGTTCATGCCGGTCTCCAGCGCGCGCTCGGCGGCGCCGACGCACGCGGCGCTGACGAACGTGCGGGCGACGGAGAAGCCCTCCATCGCGCGCTCGAAGCCCTTGCCTTCCTCCCCGACGAGGTGGTGCGCGGGCACCGCCACGTCGCGGTAGCTGAGAGCCCCCGTGGAGATCCCCATCCGTCCCATGTTCTCGAAGCGCTGGGTCGAGACGCCGTCCGTGCGCGTCGGCACGTAGAGGAAATCGAAGCCGGTGTCGGCCCGCGCGAGGGTCAGGTGGCCCCCGCCCATCCGCTTCGCCTCCTCGACGCCCGAGACGAACGCCTTCTCGCCGTTGAGCACGAACCCTTCGCCCGCGCGTCGCGCGGTCGTGCGGAGATGGGCGAGATCGCTGCCCCCGGTCGGCTCGGTCGTCGCGATGCCGAGGAACGCGCGTCCGGAGCAGACCGCCGGCAGCACCTCGCGCTTCGTCGCTTCCGAGCCGTGTCGGGCGAGTACGTGACCCCAGCCCGCCTCGAGGAGGAAGAACACCGCGGTCGCCATGGACGAGTCGCCCCGCCCGATCTCCTCGGCCGCGAGCTCGGTGAGTACCGCCGACGCGCCCATGCCTCCGTAGTCCGCCGGTACGGGCATGGCGAGGAGCCCGAGTTCCGCCATCTGTTGGAGCACGTCGTTGGGGATCCGCCCGCCCGCGTCGATCTCGCGCTCGCGCGGCCGCAGCACGCGGTCGCCGAAGCGGCGCACCGCGCTCTGGAACGCCTCCTCCTCGTCGCTGAGCCGGAAGTCCATCGGTCGGCGCGCGGGACGCGCGACCCGGGACTAAAGGGTATCCGACCGCCGCGCGGGGTGCCCGAACGCCTTTAACTCCCGCCCCGCTCGCGCCGATCGTCGGGAGGCGACGGTGCGGGTCCGGGTCGCGATCAACGGTTACGGCACGATCGGCAAGCGGGTCGCGGACGCGGTGGCCCGGCAACCGGACATGGAGCTGGTCGGCGTGACCAAGACCCGTCCCAGCTTCGAGGCGCGACGCGCCGCGGAGAAGGGCTACGCCCTCTACCTCGCGGGCGCCGGCGACTCTGCCGCCTTCGAACGCGCCGGCCTGAAGGTCGCCGGCACGCTGCGCGACCTGCTCGCCCGGGCGGACGTCGTGGTCGACGCCTCACCGGACAAGGTCGGTCGCGAGAACCGGGCCCTCTACGAGGCGGCGGGGGTCCGTGCGGTGTACCAAGGCGGGGAAGCCGCGGACGTGGCCGAGGCCTCGTTCAGCTCCTCGGGGAACTTCGACGCCTGTCGAGGGAAGACGAGCCTGCGCGTCGTCTCGTGCAACACGACCGGCATCGCTCGCGCCGCGGCCGTCCTCCGCGGGAACTGGGGCGTCGACCACTGGGAGGTCACCCTCATCCGACGCGCCGCCGACCCGGCGGAGTCCAAGCGCGGGCCGCTCAACGGCATCGTGCCGACGCTGCACCTCCCGTCGCACCACGGGCCCGATGTCCGGACCATCTTCCCCGACCTCGTCATCGCCACCAGCGCCGTCGTCGTGCCGACGACCCTGATGCACGTGCACGTCAACCATGTCCGGCTCCGTCGGCCGCCGGTGGACGCCGCGGAGGTGATCGCCGCGTTCCGTCGGACCCCGCGGTTCCTCCTGTTCGCCCCGTGGGAGCGCGTCGAGGGCACCCCCCAGGTCATGGAATACGCCCGCGATCGCGGCATCGGGTTCAACGACATGATGGAGAACGTGCTGTGGGAGGAAGGCCTGCGGCTCGACGGCCGCGACGCCTACTTCTTCCAGGCGATCCACCAGGAGTCGGTGGTGGTCCCCGAGAACGTCGACGCGATCCGGGCGATCTTCGCGCTCGCGCCGGACGGGCCGAGCTCGATCGCCATCACCGACCGTGCGCTGGGCCTCGCGACCGGGAGCTGAGGTCGCGGGCGGACGAGTCCCCCGGCCCCTACCGCTGCGACGGGAGGCCCTTTGCCGGGAGCATGGCGAGCGATCGGCCGTCCTCGCGCTCGGACGGGCCCGAGCGCTGCGCGCGCGCGATGGCGAGCGCCGAGACGGCGCCCGCCGGCAGGTCCGAGCGAGCCCGGTCCCCACGCAGCGCGCGGACGAGCCGTCTGGCCAGGCTCCCGTGAGCGCCCTTCTCGGACGGGATCGGCGCGACGTAGAGGTCGAAGTCGCCGAGCTGTTCCAGGGCCGCGTACGCGCGCACGCGGTCGGTCGAGCGCATCCTCGCCTGCAGCATCGCCGCTTCCGGTCCCATCATCTTCGTTCCCCCGGGCCTCTTTCCCCATCGACCGAGGGCGTCCGTCGGACTAGAAGCCCCCGTCCCCTGGGTTCCGAGAAACGGCCCGCCGGCGGCGTCCCCGACCGTTTTCGACAGCGTTCGTGGCGAAACCGGTCACCGACGCGCGGACGCCCGGGGCGATGCCGGAGCGCCCGCCGGCCGAGGTGGTGGCGCTCGGCCGACCCCAAGAATCTTATAGACGGCCCCGCTCGCGCGCGGAGCATGTACTACCTGGACGCTCGTCGCGACGTCGTCCGGATCCCTCCGGAGCGCCTCGGCCCCGAGCTCTCGAGCGTGCTCACGGAGCTCGCCCAGCAGCAGTTCGAGGGCAAGCTCGTCGACGGCCAGAACCTCGCGGTGACGATCCGGGACGTCAAGCCCGTCGGCGAGGGCCACATCATCCACGGCGACGGCGGCGTCTACCAGGAGGTCGAGTACCAGGCGCTCGTCTTTCGACCGGAGATCCAGGAGGTCGTCGAGGGCTCGGTGGTCGAGATCCGCAAGTTCGGTGCGTTCGTCCGGTTCGGACCGCTCGACGGCCTCCTCCACGTCTCGCAGATCATGGACGATCGGGTGAACATCGACGAGCACAACCAGCGGCTCGTGGGGATCGAGACGAAGAAGGACCTGAGGGTCGGCTACAAGGTCCGGGCGCGCGTGGTGTCGCTCTCGCTCTCGGAGATCTCGCCGCGGGACAGCCGCATCGGGCTCACGATGCGTCAGCCGGCGCTCGGGCGCCTCGAGTGGATCCAGGAGGCGCACAAGAAGGCCGACGAGCGCTCGGGCAAGAAGGCGGCGGCGCCCGCGCCGAAGAAGGGCGCCGCGAAGGTCGAGGCGAAGGCCGAGCCGAAGTCCGCGGCCGCGGGGTCGTCATGATCAACCTGAAGGCCTGCAAGAACTGCAACACGATCACCGATCAGGCGAAGTGTCCCCGGTGCGGCGGCGAGGTCTCGCGCGAGTGGCAGGGCTACCTCATCGTGATCGACCCGGAGAAGTCGGAGATCGCGCGCAAGATGGGGATCCATGCTGCGGGCCGGTACGCGCTCCGCGTCAAGTGACGAGCGGGCCTGGGCCGTCCCGGAGTCGCTGCGCCCGACCCTCGCCGAGGAGTACGGCCCGACCTACTCCGGTGAGGCCGCGGACCGACGCATCCGATCGCTCGGGGTCTTCGGCAGCTGCGGCGATCGGGTGACGCAGCGGGCGCTCGAGCTCGGCAAGATGCCGCTCGTCGGCATCGTCGACTACAAGACCCGACGCAACGAGCCGATCGACCCGGCCGTGTTCCGTCCGATCGCCGCGCGCCGGCGGGTGCGCGTGCGCAACCCCCCCGGCGTCCTGACCGAGCGCCTGCGCTCGGCGGTCAAGGAGCTCATCCAGGCCGGCGGCGGTCTGGTCGAGGTCGACGGCGAGGAGGACCTCGGCTCGCTCGCGCTCGTCGAATCGCTCCCCGCCGGTGCCACCGTTATATACGGCATCCCGGGTGCGGGGGTCTCCTTCGTCCGCGTCGACGCGGTCGCGAAGGAACACGTTCGCCACCTGATCGCGCAAATGGAGCTGCGGAGAACCCCCCGTGGAGATTAGGATCCTCGAGGAGCGCGCGAACCCGCTCCTGAAGCGGCACGAGTACCGCTTCGAGGTCGCCCATGCCACCACGGCGACCCCGACCCGCGACTCGGTGCGGGTCGAGCTCTCCAAGGTCGTCAAGGCGCCGAAGGACCGCGTCATCATCGAGCGGATGCGCGCGCGCTTCGGCACGGCGACCGCGCGCGGGGACGCGCTCGTCTACGACAGCGTGGACGCCGCGAAGTCGATCACGCGCTCCCACATCCTGGTGCGCAACGGGCTCAAGGAGAAAGTGTCCAAGGGTCCCGCCCCGACCGCGGAGGCGCCCAAGGGCGAGGCGCCCGCCCCGGCTCCGGCCCCCGCTCCCCCCGCGGAGGCGAAGGGCGAGAAGCCCGCGAAGGACGCCGCCGGGTGATCAGCGATGGCCAAGGCGCGGATCGGCCTCTACGAGGTCTCGGGCGACTCGCTGACGCGCACGCACAAGACCTGCCCGAAGTGCGGGCCGGGGACGTTCCTCGCCGAGCACGGCGACCGCCGCTCCTGCGGACGATGCGGCTACTCGGAGTCGAAGGCGGTCCCTCCGGCCCCGAAGGGCAAGGCCTCCCGTAGCTGACCTCGCCCGGTCGACGCCCAGGACCGACTACACGCGCAGCGGGCGGCCGTCGACCTCCACGTCCGCGTCGGCGACGATCACGAAGCCGAAGAACGGGGACCGGTTCTGGCCACCGGAGAACCGATTCCCTCCGACCGATACGAGTAGTGCCCCGCGCTCCACGTCCTCGAGCTGGGGAGTGTTGTGCAGCCCGGGGTTGAGGCCGACGCCGAACATCCCGGGCCGGTCGCGGCCCGTGCCTCCCGTCCGGTACGGCGCGTCGAACAGTTCCGCCCCCGTTTCGAACGAGTGGTCGACGAGCTTTCCCTTGCGGAACCGCAGGACTCCGCCGGTCGCGATCCCCGCGTCGTAGTAGTTGGTCCGGTTGCTGACCACCGTGCCGTCGGCGACGCGCTCGTCGAGCGCGACGCGTACCGAGCCGCTCGGCAGCGTCACGAGCATGCCGAAGGGACCCGGCTTCTTCGGCACCGATCCGACGTTCACCACCGCGGGCCGGTGACGCAGCCCGAGGGTGAGGTCGGTCCCGTTCGAGTGGCGGATCCTCAGGCGCTTGCCGCGGGTCAGCGCCCGCTCGAGCGGCGCCGCCATGCGGGCCAGGCGGGTGGGGTCGACCACGCTGCCCCGGATGAGCTGGTCCATCCAGGTCGCCTCGTCGGCGCCGTAGGCACGGGCCAGGCTGGGGTACACGCGACCGAACTCGAGGCGTGCGCCCCGGACCCCGGCCTTGTGCGCGGCCTTGTACCACGGCTCGTTCCACGACAGCAGCCGATCCTGGGTCTTCTGGGGCAGCTCGGCGAACCGCTGCCGGTCGCCCGGTCCCCATAGGTGGATGTAGACGTCGGTCTCGCTAAGCGCCGCCCACTCGTGGGAGCCGACGGTGCCGAGCACCTCGACGAGCCCGTGCTCCACGCCGTCCCAGTACTCCGCCTCGTCCTCGTAGACCAGCAGGGTCTGCGCCCCGAGGCGTCGCGCCTCTCGGACGAGCGCCACGGACCAGGGAAGCGAATGGGTCCAGCCCTCGACGAGGACGCGCTCACCTCGGCGGACCTTCAGGTTCCTGGTGAGGATGGATCGCGCCGCCTGTCGTCGTCGGGCTTCGGGAACGGAGGGTTCGGCCATGCACCCCCAGACTCGCGGTACTATTTTGCCCTCGGCGGCCCCCGCGGTCGGTCGTCGCCTCGAGCCGAAGGCATCGTGCGCCGCTGAGGGCCGCGGGGGAGCCGGCAAGCACCATAAGCGCCCATGATTGGCAGCGCGTTGTCCCCAGTGGGCCCGTAGTATAGCTTGGACATCACGGAGGCCTCCGGAGCCTCAAACCCGGGTTCGAATCCCGGCGGGCCCGCGACCATTTCGTCCCAGAGCCCGTCGTGGAGGGGCCGTTAGTTCGAGGTTTCGCGGTTCTCCTCGAGAAGGTCGCCTGAGCCCACCCTTCCGGTG
Encoded here:
- a CDS encoding aminoacyl--tRNA ligase-related protein codes for the protein MVELPDKTAAFIDWYLAVVEAANLTDKRYPVKGLNVWTPDGMRARRNLDAVLIREIEATGSVAVEFPALIPSTEFAKEAEHIKGFDAQVYWVTKGGTSPLDIPLVLRPTSETAMYPVFALWVRSHRDLPLNVYQIVNTFRYETKTTRPFLRVREIHFFEEHTCQANEEHAAERVRSNRQAFRAMASALALPYLAVRRPDWDKFPGAFYSIALDIPVGAARTLQIGSIHHYRENFARPYGIRYEAADGSQRYVHQTTFGLSERLLGAALAVHGDRKGAVFPTALAPYEVVVIPIPGPDAGEAPRRVATEVAERLRRHGRRVHLDDGDERPGAKYYRWETAGTPLRLEVGRREVENRALSAADRLGHKAPVALDRLEHEVDDRLREFDRALIERAQRAFAAAFSVARSLEELAASSTVRLVGWCGREDCGHRIETAIDGALLGTPEDPLPFPVPPVTGCIACGRSDGAQWAIAARPL
- a CDS encoding DUF373 family protein encodes the protein MRLVVCIDRDDDLGRKASVAGPVVGRAAVLDAAVRLGTADPEDSDTNALFAAVSLLDELRGAGEECEVCVLTGAGKVGVLSDRRVAAQFDDVLGRVGADSAFLVSDGAEDEFLFPILASRVKVDGVRRVYVRQNASIESTYYTVVRALKDPKLRAKTVLPLALVLLILGVAAASGVLLWGVIGLAIVLGVYLIFWTFDVDEALIESIQGASTDIRQGSVAFGFGLFAIALVGVGFLSGYDSYAGSAGSPLERVLFFLQSGVFWWILGALVWESGRAIRRTLSRGRFPRSFVVATTSIVGIGLVSYGIVYLVRYLQGALGPGQLPVLLALLLAGFGLVIGAGALQQYLKALAARAVLDPRSQGSG
- the thiL gene encoding thiamine-phosphate kinase, with the translated sequence MPRTVPSSSAPVRERAFHERLARLLPAGHLGLLPLGDDAAAMRPPPGSVTVISTDSLVEGVHFLPRTEASELGAAAAAVSLSDVASKGARPAGILLGLILPAGTPQRWAEGVVRGAERLGAGFGAHVIGGDTKPGPVRAVASTVFGWASAGRLAPRSGARAGDLVVTTGTVGRGGLAAARLRAEGPDSAAAAAALVAVRPRVREGVALAPFAHAMIDTSDGLAESARLVAAASGVRLSIREASLPFARGLGRAARGTRERRALAFFGGDYELLATVPPARLAAAERAVQRVGGALSRIGRVDRGRGAWLVTPDGRIPMPPAGWQPFGGPGRHSGARRRVPAVSRRDRVHATLK
- a CDS encoding Glu/Leu/Phe/Val dehydrogenase, which produces MASTSSVNPFETAKQQVDIVADLIGLEPGIREGLKHPKRELTVNFPVRMDDGSYRIYTGYRVQYNMARGPTKGGIRYHPQVTLDEVRALAAWMTWKCAVVNIPYGGAKGGVVCDPKHLSKTELERLTRRYASEIAPIIGPEMDIPAPDVYTDSQTMAWIMDTYSMQKGYSVPGVVTGKPISLGGSEGRGEATGRGCAYVIREAAKDVGIKVKGAAVAVQGFGNAGSVAAKLLYDDQGAKIVAVSDSRGGIYKADGLNPHAVEAHKMKTGSVVGFPGTKAISNDELLEAKAEILVPAALENQISRKNADKIQAKLVAEAANGPTLPEADEILFQRKVTVLPDVLANAGGVTVSYFEWAQDIQGYYWPLEEVNRRLEQVMVRSYQDVHKVGIERKVHNRTAAYVLAIQRVVDAIQIRGIYP
- a CDS encoding phosphoribosyltransferase, translated to MAELPRCRRATWADVDRWADRVAEAIRARAAIPETIVGLTRGGWVPARLLCDRLGVTRMVSLRAQHWGITATPTGAAELTEGLSGPVRDQGVLVVDDITDTGESLRLAVDHVRAQGPRTLASATFLHISHARFVPDFYAEMIPRQAWAWIVFPWNYWEDLRTLAAKAAEIAPGLSAVQRTLRARCGLAVSRADLAEVARTVPLGTPSARAAAPPGRRRRSA
- a CDS encoding acyl-CoA dehydrogenase family protein; the encoded protein is MDFRLSDEEEAFQSAVRRFGDRVLRPREREIDAGGRIPNDVLQQMAELGLLAMPVPADYGGMGASAVLTELAAEEIGRGDSSMATAVFFLLEAGWGHVLARHGSEATKREVLPAVCSGRAFLGIATTEPTGGSDLAHLRTTARRAGEGFVLNGEKAFVSGVEEAKRMGGGHLTLARADTGFDFLYVPTRTDGVSTQRFENMGRMGISTGALSYRDVAVPAHHLVGEEGKGFERAMEGFSVARTFVSAACVGAAERALETGMNYIRERQVFGRPLGKFEGIQFELVDLWTQVEAVKWQCRRAAWLLDTYSLRGDMSHRSEVDRAVASVKLTAPPIAFECVKRVMMWFGAAGYTKDVGLELGLRGIMSYLVGAEGGLNVMRLILGRELLGKEFVPYK